In one Myripristis murdjan chromosome 5, fMyrMur1.1, whole genome shotgun sequence genomic region, the following are encoded:
- the cstf1 gene encoding cleavage stimulation factor subunit 1, whose product MYRPKPTLKDRQHLYKLIISQLLYDGYTNIANSLINEVKPQSVVSPSEQLMQLAKIGMENDDSAVQYAIGRSDTVAPGVGIDLEFDADVQTMSPEASEYETCYVTSHKGPCRVATYSRDGQLIATGSADASIKILDTERMLAKSAMPIEVMMNETAQQNMENHPVIRTLYDHVDEVTCLAFHPTEQILASGSRDYTLKLFDYSKPSAKRAFKHIQEAEMLRSISFHPSGDFLLVGTQHPTLRLYDVNTFQCFVSCNPLDQHTDTISGVSYNPTANSYVTCSKDGSIKLWDGVSNRCVTTFDKAHDGAEVCSAIFSKNSKYILSSGKDSVVKLWEISTGRTLVKYTGAGLSGRQMHRTQGVFNHTEDYVLLPDERTISLCCWDSRSAERKNLLSLGHNNIVRCIVHSPTNPGFMTCSDDFRARFWYRRTTTD is encoded by the exons ATGTATCGTCCCAAACCAACCCTGAAGGACCGGCAGCACCTGTACAAGCTGATCATAAGCCAGCTGCTCTATGATGGCTACACCAACATTGCCAACAGCCTCATCAATGAGGTCAAACCACAGAGTGTGGTGTCGCCCTCGGAGCAGCTGATGCAGCTGGCTAAGATTG GGATGGAGAATGACGACAGTGCAGTTCAGTATGCCATCGGTCGGTCGGACACAGTGGCACCTGGAGTGGGGATTGATCTGGAGTTCGATGCCGATGTCCAGACCATGTCTCCTGAGGCATCCGAATATGAGACCTGCTATGTAACCTCCCATAAGGGTCCGTGTCGTGTTGCCACCTACAGCCGTGACGGTCAGCTCATCGCCACGGGCTCTGCCGATGCCTCCATCAAGATCCTGGACACAGAGCGCATGCTGGCCAAGAGTGCCATGCCCATTGAG GTAATGATGAATGAGACAGCCCAGCAGAACATGGAGAACCACCCTGTGATCCGGACCCTGTACGACCACGTTGACGAAGTGACCTGCCTCGCCTTCCATCCGACTGAACAGATCCTGGCCTCTGGCTCACGCGACTACACCCTCAAACTGTTTGACTATTCAAAACCCTCTGCAAAAAGAGCATTTAAACACATACAG GAAGCTGAAATGCTGCGTTCGATCTCCTTCCACCCATCGGGCGACTTCCTGCTGGTGGGCACGCAGCACCCCACCCTGCGGCTCTATGATGTCAACACCTTCCAGTGCTTTGTGTCCTGCAACCCGCTGGACCAGCACACGGACACCATCAGCGGCGTCAGCTACAACCCCACCGCCAACAGCTACGTCACCTGCAGCAAGGACGGCAGCATCAAGCTGTGGGACGGCGTCTCCAACCGCTGCGTCACCACCTTTGATAAGGCCCACGACGGCGCCGAGGTTTGCTCCGCGATCTTCTCCAAGAACTCCAAGTACATCCTGTCCAGCGGCAAAGACTCGGTGGTCAAGCTGTGGGAGATCTCGACAGGACGGACGCTGGTGAAGTACACAG GTGCGGGGCTGAGCGGACGTCAGATGCATCGCACACAGGGAGTGTTCAACCACACGGAGGACTATGTGCTGCTGCCTGATGAGCGCACCATCAGCCTGTGCTGCTGGGACTCGCGCTCGGCCGAGAGGAAGAACCTGCTCTCTCTGGGCCACAACAACATCGTCCGCTGCATCGTGCACTCGCCCACCAACCCCGGCTTCATGACCTGCAGTGACGACTTCAGGGCTCGTTTCTGGTACCGCCGCACGACCACAGACTGA
- the cass4 gene encoding cas scaffolding protein family member 4: MENKLAKALYDNTAECPDELAFRKGDIISVVDQNVAGTSGWWMCSLYGRQGLAPANRLQLLPQSGATTGSLSQGTEKPKVVDRQSGDNPQNIYQIPNVPRPSNSPAYERMDMIYKVPSTPLSASKSPIPSALQHSTERPERHKPSAFSALSCPKGEVYDVPSLARRASLFTASTTPRQLSRKASLIPVSELERRLDSRDSLRCNGPGHSYVYAVPPALSQDPSYDIPVPSAAEAHKMVGGYNTLPNPRKPEWIYDVPMAPEKSGPTPGSYDTMPSKAVSGLLYDTLPTHAWPMQSCSSTPLVYDIPKPSLSTQHSLDIPSPPKVLPRAPIFDKPPPQRPSEDLVYAVPPQENPSTRSLADPRSDHIPLECRGDSGGAYEHTRVRLQRIRKVLAPTTLRDRLGNGDSLLQEDDEKGRATHLSAADNQRISTASSSSTSSCDSLALSSSSPEPLREVTLSQEEASRRLLELQEAVCRAVPRLMEFVSSRWRSKEHLEKHLEEIKDAAEGIACSVTCFLNFALDVKGNARRLTDANLQTRLHKQLSIVEDSGVILQQTVSALNMAGWPLNTLSQDPGQVQTPDQLERFVMVARTVPEDVKRLVSILNANSKLLFRAPQKEPELPNTTGQPEIKKSPDGGEQGGDLEEDDSDYVQLQTKTDFEKQQKEMQMEPKENITPSCKKPQGDERRHSSGANIGTEEPRRSEHCRLYFGALQKAIGAFVTSLQDGKPPETFISHSKLVIMVGQRLVDTLCKEAHSGGSSQSLLCKSNHLCALLKQLAVATKKAALHFPDVQALHEAQEFAKELAQRAQHFRTSLDL, from the exons atggag AACAAACTTGCTAAAGCTCTCTACGACAACACCGCAGAGTGCCCAGATGAGCTGGCCTTCAGAAAAGGAGATATCATATCAGTGGTGGATCAAAATGTGGCCGGCACCAGTGGATGGTGGATGTGCTCTCTGTATGGACGGCAAGGGCTGGCCCCTGCAAATCGTCTGCAGCTCTTACCTCAGTCTGGAGCAACTACAGGTTCCCTGAGTCAGGGCACTGAAAAGCCCAAGGTGGTTGACCGTCAAAGTGGTGACAATCCACAAAATATCTACCAGATCCCCAATGTGCCAAGACCGTCCAACAGCCCTGCTTATGAACGTATGGACATGATCTACAAAGTCCCATCCACTCCTTTGTCAGCTTCAAAAAGTCCCATCCCATCAGCACTTCAGCACAGCACAGAGCGACCGGAACGGCATAAG CCTTCAGCCTTCAGTGCCCTGTCCTGTCCGAAAGGGGAGGTTTATGATGTCCCGAGCCTAGCAAGACGCGCCTCCCTTTTCACT GCCTCAACAACTCCAAGACAGCTTTCCCGAAAAGCCTCTCTGATCCCTGTTTCTGAGCTGGAGAGGAGATTGGATTCTCGGGACAGCCTGAGGTGTAACGGTCCAGGTCACTCTTAC GTGTATGCGGTCCCTCCAGCTCTGTCTCAGGACCCTAGCTATGACATCCCTGTTCCCTCAGCTGCAGAGGCCCATAAAATGGTCGGTGGATACAACACCCTGCCCAATCCCCGCAAGCCTGAGTGGATCTATGATGTGCCAATGGCACCTGAGAAGTCAGGTCCGACCCCAGGCTCCTATGACACCATGCCCTCCAAAGCTGTCAGTGGGCTGCTCTATGATACTCTGCCAACACATGCTTGGCCCATGCAAAGCTGCAGTTCAACTCCTTTAGTTTATGATATACCAAAACCCAGTTTATCTACACAGCACTCACTAGACATCCCTAGTCCACCTAAAGTGCTGCCAAGGGCCCCTATTTTTGACAAACCACCACCACAACGGCCTTCAGAGGACTTGGTGTATGCTGTCCCACCCCAGGAGAATCCCTCTACCCGAAGCCTGGCTGATCCCCGTAGTGATCATATTCCTCTGGAGTGCAGGGGGGACTCTGGCGGTGCATATGAACACACTCGAGTGCGCCTACAGCGGATTAGGAAGGTCCTGGCACCGACTACTCTCCGGGACCGTCTGGGGAATGGGGATTCGCTATTGCAGGAGGATGATGAGAAAGGCAGAGCAACACATCTTTCTGCAGCAGACAATCAGAGGATCAGCAcagcctccagctcctccacgaGCTCCTGCGACTCTCTGGCTCTGAGCTCGTCCTCTCCAGAGCCGCTGCGGGAAGTGACGCTTAGCCAGGAGGAGGCCAGCCGCAGGCTGCTGGAGCTCCAGGAGGCTGTGTGCAGAGCGGTGCCTCGTCTCATGGAGTTTGTCAGCAGCCGCTGGAGGAGCAAAGAACATCTGGAGAAACACCTGGAGGAGATCAAGGACGCAGCAGAGGGCATTGCATGTTCTGTGACATGCTTCCTAAACTTTGCTCTGGATGTTAAGGGCAATGCTCGTCGTTTGACCGATGCCAACCTGCAGACCAGGCTTCACAAGCAGCTGTCCATTGTAGAGGACTCAGGTGTAATCCTTCAACAAACAGTGAGCGCTCTAAATATGGCTGGCTGGCCCCTGAACACTCTGTCCCAGGACCCAGGGCAGGTCCAGACACCCGACCAGCTGGAGCGGTTTGTTATGGTGGCTCGCACTGTGCCAGAGGACGTGAAGCGCCTGGTGTCCATCCTTAATGCCAATAGCAAGCTTCTGTTCCGAGCTCCGCAGAAAGAGCCAGAGCTTCCCAACACCACAGGTCAGCCAGAAATTAAGAAAAGTCCAGATGGTGGTGAACAAGGAGGGGATTTAGAGGAGGATGACAGTGACTATGTACAGCTACAG actAAGACTGATTTTGAAAAGCAGCAAAAGGAGATGCAGATGGAACCAAAGGAAAATATCACACCATCCTGCAAAAAGCCTCAG GGCGATGAGAGGCGTCATTCCTCCGGGGCCAACATTGGTACAGAAGAACCTCGCAGGTCAGAGCACTGCCGGCTTTACTTTGGCGCTCTCCAGAAAGCCATCGGGGCCTTTGTGACCAGCCTGCAGGATGGCAAGCCACCAGAGACATTCATCTCGCACAGTAAACTGGTGATCATGGTGGGACAGAGGCTGGTTGACACCCTGTGCAAGGAGGCCCACAGTGGAGGGTCCAGCCAGAGCCTGTTGTGTAAAAGTAACCACCTGTGTGCCCTCCTCAAGCAGCTGGCTGTGGCCACCAAGAAGGCGGCTCTGCACTTCCCGGACGTGCAAGCTCTGCACGAGGCTCAGGAGTTTGCAAAGGAACTGGCCCAAAGAGCACAGCACTTTCGGACATCGCTTGACCTCTGA